In Micromonospora sp. NBC_01813, the following are encoded in one genomic region:
- the tnpB gene encoding IS607 family element RNA-guided endonuclease TnpB, giving the protein MKVIQAYRFALDLNPGQERAVLAHAGAARVAHNWALARVKAVMGQRAAERSYGVADAGLTPAVGWSLPALRRVWNAAKPDVAPWWSEVSKEAFNTGLDALARGLRNWADSRSGKRAGRPVGFPRFASRRRTTPSVRFTTGAIRVEPDRKHVVLPRLGRLKLHESARKLARRVEAGTARIMSATVRRDGGRWHVAFTVEVERAERSPARPGSVVGVDVGIRHLAVLSTGELVDNPRHLVAARGRMRAFGRALSRRQGPDRRTGQRASKRWERAAARLGRAHARVAHLRRDGLHKLTTRLAREHGTVVVEDLNVAGMLRNRRLSRHIADAGFAEIRRQLGYKTSWNGGRLVVADRWYPSSKTCSACGAVKTKLALSERIYTCTACGLVLDRDLNAARNLAALVTATAGSGPVAGRGADRKTPLAGLVAVKRQPGTTQAGKTGTVPPQGGTTNQMLTRAH; this is encoded by the coding sequence GTGAAGGTGATCCAGGCGTACCGGTTCGCCCTCGATCTCAACCCCGGTCAGGAACGTGCGGTGCTGGCGCACGCCGGGGCCGCCCGGGTCGCCCACAACTGGGCGCTGGCTCGGGTGAAGGCGGTGATGGGCCAGCGGGCGGCGGAACGCTCCTATGGCGTCGCCGACGCCGGTCTGACGCCTGCTGTCGGCTGGAGCCTTCCGGCGCTGCGCCGGGTCTGGAACGCGGCCAAGCCCGACGTGGCGCCGTGGTGGTCGGAGGTGTCCAAGGAGGCGTTCAACACCGGCCTGGACGCCCTCGCCCGCGGCTTGAGGAACTGGGCCGACTCCCGCAGCGGGAAACGAGCCGGTCGTCCGGTCGGGTTTCCCCGGTTCGCGTCCCGCCGCCGCACCACACCATCGGTCCGGTTCACCACCGGTGCTATCCGTGTCGAGCCGGACCGCAAGCATGTGGTGCTTCCGCGTCTGGGCCGGTTGAAGTTGCACGAGTCCGCGCGCAAGCTCGCCCGGCGTGTGGAAGCCGGCACCGCCCGGATCATGTCCGCCACCGTGCGACGCGACGGCGGGCGCTGGCATGTCGCGTTCACTGTCGAGGTCGAGCGGGCCGAACGCAGCCCGGCCCGACCAGGCTCGGTGGTTGGTGTGGACGTGGGTATCCGGCATCTCGCGGTGCTGTCCACCGGTGAGCTGGTCGACAACCCGCGTCACCTCGTGGCCGCGCGAGGGAGGATGCGTGCGTTCGGCCGGGCGTTGTCGCGCAGGCAAGGCCCGGACCGGCGCACCGGCCAGCGTGCGTCGAAGCGGTGGGAACGGGCGGCGGCCCGCCTCGGCCGGGCGCATGCGCGGGTCGCTCATCTGCGCCGTGACGGCCTGCACAAGCTGACCACTCGCCTGGCCCGCGAGCACGGCACCGTTGTGGTGGAAGACCTGAATGTGGCCGGCATGCTGCGCAACCGGCGGCTGTCCCGGCATATCGCCGACGCCGGATTCGCCGAGATCCGCCGGCAACTCGGCTACAAGACCTCGTGGAACGGCGGCCGGCTCGTGGTGGCCGACCGCTGGTACCCGTCCAGCAAAACCTGCTCGGCATGCGGCGCGGTGAAAACCAAGCTCGCCCTGTCCGAACGGATCTACACCTGCACCGCCTGCGGCCTGGTATTGGACCGAGACCTCAACGCCGCACGCAACCTTGCCGCCCTTGTGACGGCAACCGCCGGGAGTGGCCCGGTGGCTGGACGTGGAGCCGACCGTAAGACCCCGCTTGCCGGGCTGGTGGCTGTGAAACGTCAACCCGGCACCACTCAAGCGGGTAAGACCGGGACCGTCCCACCGCAAGGCGGGACTACCAATCAAATGCTCACCAGAGCGCACTGA
- a CDS encoding helix-turn-helix domain-containing protein: MPRAARELFHPTLRTQWLGHQLREIRKRSGRSLADAALYLNYDPSYLARCERAEWPFRQDHLNMLLDFYQVNDGDLRARLVADLAASWQLNVFDMGGSIHTNRSVSLTWLEGRAETIYLYAVLVVPGLLQTRDYAHATMRFYGDPDEGAERWVDLRIGRQQILDRSAPVRLSAVIDETALRYPIAEPATMRAQLTHLMTMNRRPGVEVRVLPAGTRRPDGAGGPFAVIRLPKPYPSVAYLENLAGSFYLEGPRSRKFVDAYDQIRRSALPAGESAKRITQIIEEEWS; this comes from the coding sequence ATGCCGCGCGCCGCCCGCGAACTCTTCCATCCGACCCTACGAACGCAGTGGCTCGGCCACCAGCTGCGCGAGATCCGCAAGCGCAGTGGTCGCAGCCTGGCCGACGCCGCCTTGTACCTGAACTACGACCCGTCCTACCTGGCCCGCTGTGAACGGGCCGAGTGGCCGTTCCGCCAGGACCACCTGAACATGCTGCTCGACTTCTACCAGGTCAACGACGGTGATCTGCGGGCCCGCCTCGTGGCCGACCTGGCCGCCTCGTGGCAGCTGAACGTCTTCGACATGGGCGGCAGCATCCACACCAACCGATCGGTCAGCCTGACCTGGCTGGAGGGTCGGGCCGAGACGATCTACCTGTACGCCGTACTCGTCGTCCCTGGCCTACTGCAGACCCGCGACTACGCGCACGCCACCATGCGCTTCTACGGCGACCCGGACGAAGGTGCCGAACGCTGGGTCGACCTACGGATCGGACGGCAGCAGATCCTCGACCGCTCGGCTCCAGTGCGGCTGTCCGCCGTCATCGACGAGACCGCGCTGCGCTATCCCATCGCGGAGCCAGCGACGATGCGCGCGCAGCTAACACACCTGATGACGATGAACCGACGCCCCGGGGTCGAGGTGCGAGTACTACCGGCGGGCACTCGCCGCCCTGACGGAGCCGGCGGACCGTTCGCGGTGATCCGACTGCCCAAGCCGTACCCGTCGGTCGCCTATCTGGAGAACCTCGCCGGCAGCTTCTACCTGGAAGGACCCCGAAGCAGGAAGTTCGTTGACGCCTACGACCAGATCCGTCGGTCCGCGCTGCCTGCGGGTGAGTCGGCGAAGCGGATCACACAGATCATCGAGGAGGAGTGGTCATGA
- a CDS encoding DUF397 domain-containing protein, with amino-acid sequence MSGAVDADWRISTRSDQQGGTCVEAGPVRDGSGQVAVRHSQHRDGTVIVYSRAEWTAFLAGIRDGDFDF; translated from the coding sequence ATGAGCGGCGCGGTCGATGCCGATTGGCGCATCAGCACAAGAAGCGACCAGCAGGGCGGCACCTGTGTGGAGGCGGGGCCGGTGCGGGACGGGTCTGGGCAGGTGGCGGTGCGACACAGCCAGCACCGCGACGGCACCGTGATCGTCTACAGCCGGGCCGAGTGGACCGCGTTCCTGGCCGGCATCCGCGACGGCGACTTCGACTTCTGA
- a CDS encoding DUF4184 family protein, producing MPFTGSHIAAVLPLTRSAWLVPSALVIGSMIPDLPYFLPLPVDATLTHSLVGVLSVDVVLGLLAVAVWHGLLARFLTAISPARLRERLPQPASRRPRSARWAAMLVGSLALGALTHVLWDSFTHDGMWGATHIDWLAESHFGTAGYRWAQRVSGIVGAAAIVVWLARWWRTRPPAPAATAESPPAGRLLVVSAWAAIGLAATGGVVLAAAEGLTPQQMVFPAVTQAGGAGLATAIVFAACYAVATRQNQPTPH from the coding sequence ATGCCGTTCACGGGTAGTCACATCGCGGCCGTGCTGCCGCTGACCCGGTCAGCGTGGCTGGTGCCGTCGGCCCTGGTGATCGGAAGCATGATCCCCGACCTTCCCTACTTTCTGCCGCTGCCGGTGGACGCGACACTGACCCACTCGCTCGTCGGCGTCCTCAGCGTCGACGTGGTGCTGGGTCTGCTGGCGGTTGCCGTATGGCATGGGCTGCTGGCCCGCTTCCTGACCGCCATCTCGCCGGCCCGGCTACGCGAACGCCTGCCTCAGCCCGCGAGCCGGCGCCCGAGGTCAGCTCGCTGGGCGGCGATGCTGGTCGGCTCGCTCGCGCTCGGCGCACTGACCCATGTGCTGTGGGACTCGTTCACCCACGACGGGATGTGGGGCGCCACGCACATCGACTGGCTGGCCGAATCGCACTTCGGCACGGCCGGCTATCGCTGGGCGCAGCGGGTGAGCGGCATCGTCGGCGCAGCCGCCATCGTGGTCTGGCTGGCCCGATGGTGGCGTACGCGGCCACCCGCGCCCGCAGCCACGGCCGAGTCGCCGCCGGCCGGTCGGCTGCTCGTGGTGTCGGCCTGGGCTGCCATCGGGCTCGCCGCGACCGGCGGCGTCGTCCTAGCCGCCGCTGAAGGGCTGACGCCGCAGCAGATGGTGTTCCCGGCCGTCACCCAGGCCGGCGGTGCCGGTCTGGCGACCGCGATCGTCTTCGCCGCCTGCTATGCCGTCGCGACCCGGCAGAACCAACCAACGCCACACTGA
- a CDS encoding AAA family ATPase, whose amino-acid sequence MARVLVTGMSGAGKTTVLDELHRRGYFTVDTDYDGWELPDGTWDEPRMDELLASNENLIVSGTVDNQGRFYDRFDHVVLLSAPLAVLLQRVARRANPYGRTPEQRAEIAEYVRTVEPRLRRGATTELDGRRDVSELADTLEKLVRATN is encoded by the coding sequence GTGGCGAGGGTCCTGGTGACGGGTATGTCGGGTGCAGGTAAGACTACCGTTCTCGACGAGTTGCACAGGCGGGGATACTTCACCGTCGACACCGACTACGACGGCTGGGAACTACCCGACGGCACTTGGGACGAGCCGCGGATGGACGAGTTGCTGGCCTCGAATGAAAACCTGATCGTGTCCGGGACAGTGGATAACCAAGGCCGCTTCTACGACCGCTTTGACCACGTCGTTCTTCTCAGCGCACCGTTAGCAGTGCTTCTGCAGAGGGTCGCGCGCCGAGCGAACCCTTACGGTCGGACTCCCGAGCAGCGAGCCGAGATCGCCGAATACGTCCGGACCGTCGAGCCTCGTCTGCGACGCGGTGCCACAACCGAGCTCGATGGGCGTCGTGACGTGTCTGAGCTGGCCGACACCCTTGAAAAGCTGGTGAGGGCAACGAACTGA
- a CDS encoding SDR family NAD(P)-dependent oxidoreductase, producing the protein MNALIIGGGGDGIGRAISRGFAAAGAAVAVADLDLERSGEATEELARSGVQAVALAGDVRSHSAIDGFVSQTVAAFGRLDTLATVVGGRVGFVPAVRLHEMSDDDWDLAYQMNLRYVVRAARAAIRAFLAQGGGGSIVSVGSVTGVMAAPMQAGYGAAKAGLASLAKTVAAEYAADAIRMNIVACGAIATAAAKSAHVDGEVPEIPMGRLGAPRDAASAAVYLASPLSSYVTGQSLVVDGGVTVRGPFAV; encoded by the coding sequence ATGAACGCGTTGATCATCGGCGGCGGAGGCGACGGAATCGGACGCGCGATCTCACGAGGATTCGCCGCAGCCGGTGCAGCGGTCGCCGTCGCCGACCTCGATCTGGAGCGTTCTGGCGAAGCCACGGAAGAGTTGGCGAGGTCCGGCGTCCAGGCCGTCGCGCTCGCCGGTGATGTACGGTCTCATTCCGCCATCGACGGATTTGTTAGCCAGACCGTCGCCGCCTTCGGACGGCTTGACACGCTCGCCACCGTCGTCGGAGGCCGGGTCGGGTTCGTCCCCGCAGTGCGGTTGCATGAGATGAGCGACGACGACTGGGACCTCGCCTACCAGATGAATCTGCGCTACGTCGTACGGGCAGCCCGCGCCGCAATCCGCGCCTTCCTGGCTCAGGGTGGCGGCGGATCCATCGTCAGTGTGGGTTCGGTGACCGGGGTCATGGCCGCGCCCATGCAGGCCGGATATGGCGCTGCCAAAGCCGGCCTGGCCAGTCTCGCCAAGACAGTAGCCGCAGAGTACGCTGCCGACGCGATACGCATGAACATCGTGGCCTGCGGCGCAATCGCGACGGCCGCAGCGAAGTCTGCACATGTCGACGGCGAAGTGCCCGAGATCCCAATGGGCCGACTCGGCGCACCGCGCGATGCCGCCTCGGCAGCCGTTTACCTGGCTTCGCCGCTTTCGTCCTATGTGACCGGGCAAAGTCTGGTAGTCGACGGCGGAGTAACAGTACGCGGCCCGTTCGCGGTCTGA
- a CDS encoding DinB family protein codes for MVQDDVTSFVDRDLRGARFNRSTLAGAVMRGVDVRGLDIDAPWLADGALLVNGVDVAPLVEAELNRRFPGRELKRAEDPGGLRTAWSVLERAWVAAVDRIPSLPEGAVDVSIDGEWSFAQTLRHLVFATDAWLGKAILRLPQPFHPLGQPNAEYETDGFDTSIFVTEKPTFAAVLKVRAERQAMVRDFLATVTADLLAEPRPSAWSPEHNESVLHCLHVIFDEEWEHLRFALRDLEMQS; via the coding sequence ATGGTTCAGGACGACGTCACCAGCTTCGTCGACCGCGACCTGCGGGGTGCGCGGTTCAACAGGTCGACGCTGGCTGGCGCGGTGATGCGCGGCGTCGATGTGCGCGGGCTGGATATCGATGCGCCGTGGCTGGCCGACGGCGCGTTGCTGGTCAATGGTGTCGACGTCGCGCCACTCGTCGAGGCTGAACTCAACCGGCGGTTCCCTGGGCGTGAGTTGAAGCGGGCAGAGGACCCGGGTGGCCTGCGTACGGCGTGGTCGGTGCTCGAACGGGCCTGGGTAGCCGCAGTCGACCGGATTCCATCCTTGCCCGAGGGCGCCGTCGACGTCTCGATCGACGGCGAGTGGTCGTTCGCGCAGACGCTGCGCCACCTCGTGTTCGCCACTGACGCCTGGCTCGGCAAGGCGATCCTGCGTCTGCCGCAGCCCTTCCATCCGCTTGGCCAGCCGAACGCCGAGTACGAGACGGATGGCTTCGACACGTCGATCTTCGTGACGGAGAAGCCGACTTTCGCTGCGGTACTCAAGGTGCGTGCCGAGCGGCAGGCGATGGTCAGGGACTTCCTCGCGACCGTCACGGCGGACTTGCTTGCCGAGCCTCGGCCGAGCGCATGGTCACCCGAGCACAACGAATCCGTCCTGCACTGCCTTCACGTGATCTTCGACGAAGAGTGGGAGCACCTTCGGTTCGCACTGCGTGACCTCGAGATGCAAAGCTGA
- a CDS encoding DNA recombination protein RmuC, with amino-acid sequence MLPGVDVATVAVVVVCLGCGGALGWFAAQARSATQIARLDATLRATREGEGRLEQSMRALSYEATAQSQEAVSRAVAPLHDTLRRYEQRVAELEHDRVDSYAELREQVRAMAAVSGELRTETKQLVAALRAPQVRGRWGEHQLRRIVEAAGMLEHCDFAEQVTAATEHQVVRPDLVVRLHGGRSVVVDAKAPFDAYLSAMEARDERTRDQHLDNHGRHLRAHVDALAGKRYWSAFAQTPEFVVLFVPADPFLDAALQRDPTLLEHAFSRDIVLATPATLVALLRTVAYSWRQEALARNAVAVHSLAQELYGRLGTLGEHVTKLGSSLGGAVTAYNRAVGSLEARVLVSARKLADLGVSDTELATPPQVEVAPRQVQAPELELPSVGADTTHRTRPEWTG; translated from the coding sequence ATGCTTCCGGGCGTGGATGTCGCGACGGTGGCGGTGGTGGTCGTCTGTCTGGGTTGTGGTGGGGCGCTGGGGTGGTTCGCCGCGCAGGCCCGGTCGGCCACCCAGATCGCGCGCCTGGATGCCACGCTGCGCGCCACCCGCGAGGGTGAGGGGCGGCTGGAGCAGTCGATGCGGGCGTTGTCGTACGAGGCGACCGCCCAGTCGCAGGAGGCGGTCTCCCGGGCGGTGGCACCGCTGCACGACACGCTGCGCCGGTACGAGCAGCGGGTCGCCGAGTTGGAGCACGACCGGGTCGACTCGTACGCGGAGCTGCGTGAGCAGGTACGGGCGATGGCGGCGGTCTCCGGTGAGTTGCGTACCGAGACCAAGCAGTTGGTCGCGGCGCTGCGCGCCCCGCAGGTGCGTGGTCGGTGGGGTGAGCATCAGCTGCGGCGCATCGTCGAGGCGGCCGGCATGCTGGAGCACTGCGACTTCGCCGAGCAGGTGACCGCGGCGACCGAGCATCAGGTGGTCCGGCCCGACCTGGTGGTACGGCTACACGGCGGGCGCAGCGTGGTGGTGGACGCCAAGGCACCGTTCGACGCGTACCTGTCGGCGATGGAGGCGCGCGACGAACGCACCCGGGATCAGCACCTGGACAACCACGGCCGGCATCTGCGGGCACATGTGGACGCGTTGGCCGGCAAGCGGTACTGGTCGGCGTTTGCGCAGACGCCGGAGTTCGTCGTGTTGTTCGTGCCGGCGGACCCGTTCCTGGACGCCGCGTTGCAGCGGGATCCGACGTTGCTGGAGCACGCCTTCAGTCGGGACATCGTGCTGGCCACGCCGGCGACGCTGGTGGCGTTGCTGCGTACGGTGGCGTATTCGTGGCGGCAGGAGGCGCTGGCCCGTAACGCGGTTGCGGTGCATTCGTTGGCCCAGGAGTTGTACGGGCGGCTGGGCACGTTGGGCGAGCATGTGACGAAGTTGGGCAGTTCGTTGGGCGGGGCGGTCACCGCGTACAACCGGGCGGTGGGTTCGTTGGAGGCCCGGGTCTTGGTCAGCGCGCGCAAGCTGGCCGACCTGGGTGTCTCCGACACCGAGTTGGCGACGCCGCCGCAGGTCGAGGTGGCGCCCCGGCAGGTGCAGGCGCCGGAGTTGGAGTTGCCGTCGGTGGGTGCGGATACGACGCATCGGACACGTCCCGAGTGGACCGGTTGA
- a CDS encoding S8 family serine peptidase, whose translation MSKPRIWRRRTSAALLASVMVAGAVTLTGGVSTASANPSTNADVLKDTPTDTLGSNDLDLLAEAQAKSEQSVTLLVATDEGQAPKVAAELEKLGGVIGNQVDEVGYVRARVPTGNVIKASKIPGVAAMDLNETIALPDPTPESQAAASSVSTEATGPGPDTEAVNPYMPTNETGAVSFKKSHPRWDGRNVLVGIMDSGVDLDHPALATTTTGERKIVDWVTPIDPVYENDGSWRPMLTDVSGPSFSYSGVTWSAPAGTYKINLFAENITVGGAANGDVNRDGDTTDRFGVLYDPATGDIRIDTNQNFNFNDDPLMRPYNERFDIGHFGADNPATPISEQVPFVVEYRTGVDTTPVGGPGLVDYVNIGLISSSHGTHVAGIVAANDMLGNTEFDGAAPGAKLVSSRACTFAGGCTAAALTDGMIDLVLVRGVDIINMSIGGLPALNDGNNARARLYNTLIDEYGVQMFISAGNSGPGINTIGDPSVASSVVSVGASISKDTWLANYGSEVTKVNAMFNFSSRGPAEDGGFKPSISAPGSAIAPVAGYEPGGPVAEAGYPLPPGYAMYNGTSMAAPQATGAIALVLSGAKANNLEFSTAQLRRAIYSGARWMNNVPAHEQGNGMLNVADTWKLLREGVETAEYSVDAPVCTPISEFLATPHRGTGVYNRCAAEDGGHQPGQTKVYPVTITRTTGPANNVLHRLNWVGNDGTFAAPAQVNLPLNQAVTINVRATPASGVRSAILRVDNPFTSTVDFEFMNAVVASNAMTSPDYEFTASGRVARNGFTSYFVTVPEGATALQVNLSRIAEGSQTRFLAINPYGVPLESGSSLICFSNFSDPNVCKPDERDYQNPLPGVWEIEVESRRTSPLLQNPFTLTARVQGASVDPATTVLEDVTPGEATPVSWEIDNTYGPVTVSGQGGSLGSSNSERPTIADLEVQTFQVTVPAGATQLFTKIGSTSDLGADLDLFVYRGGALVAYNADGDSEEQVTINNPVPGVYDIEVEGYSVPAGTTEYDYLDVFYSTGLGTIAVTPGTVDLANGASATIAGSVTVDAVPAAGRELFGEMLVVTSEGAVIGRGGVLVSSVS comes from the coding sequence GTGAGTAAACCCCGCATCTGGAGACGGCGAACCTCCGCCGCGCTCCTGGCTTCCGTCATGGTGGCCGGCGCCGTGACGCTGACGGGCGGTGTCTCCACCGCGAGCGCCAACCCGTCGACCAATGCCGACGTACTGAAGGACACCCCTACCGATACGTTGGGGTCCAACGACCTGGACCTGCTCGCCGAGGCCCAGGCCAAGAGCGAGCAGAGCGTGACGCTGCTGGTCGCCACCGACGAAGGCCAGGCCCCGAAGGTCGCCGCAGAGCTGGAGAAGCTCGGCGGTGTCATCGGCAACCAGGTCGACGAGGTCGGCTACGTGCGGGCCCGGGTCCCGACCGGCAACGTGATTAAGGCCTCGAAGATCCCCGGCGTCGCCGCGATGGACCTGAACGAGACCATCGCGCTGCCCGATCCCACGCCGGAGAGCCAGGCCGCTGCTTCCTCCGTCTCGACCGAGGCGACCGGCCCCGGGCCGGACACCGAGGCGGTCAACCCGTACATGCCGACGAACGAGACCGGCGCGGTCTCGTTCAAGAAGAGCCACCCCCGCTGGGACGGCCGCAACGTACTCGTCGGCATCATGGACTCTGGCGTCGACCTGGACCACCCGGCGCTGGCGACCACCACCACCGGTGAGCGCAAGATCGTCGACTGGGTCACCCCGATCGACCCGGTGTACGAGAACGACGGCAGCTGGCGGCCGATGCTGACCGACGTCAGCGGCCCGAGCTTCAGCTACTCCGGAGTGACCTGGTCCGCCCCGGCCGGCACTTACAAGATCAACCTGTTCGCGGAGAACATCACCGTCGGCGGCGCCGCCAACGGCGACGTCAACCGCGACGGCGACACCACCGACCGGTTCGGGGTGCTCTACGACCCGGCCACCGGTGACATCCGCATCGACACCAACCAGAACTTCAACTTCAACGACGACCCGCTGATGCGCCCGTACAACGAGCGCTTCGACATCGGACACTTCGGCGCGGACAACCCCGCCACGCCGATCTCCGAGCAGGTGCCGTTCGTCGTCGAGTACCGCACCGGCGTCGACACCACCCCGGTCGGTGGCCCCGGTCTCGTCGACTACGTCAACATCGGCCTGATCTCCTCGTCGCACGGCACGCACGTGGCGGGCATCGTCGCCGCCAACGACATGCTGGGCAACACGGAGTTCGACGGCGCGGCGCCCGGCGCCAAGCTGGTCTCCTCCCGGGCCTGCACCTTCGCCGGCGGCTGCACCGCGGCGGCGCTCACCGACGGCATGATCGACCTGGTGCTCGTCCGCGGCGTCGACATCATCAACATGTCGATCGGCGGCCTGCCGGCGCTCAACGACGGCAACAACGCCCGCGCGCGGCTCTACAACACCCTGATCGACGAGTACGGCGTGCAGATGTTCATCTCGGCCGGCAACTCCGGTCCGGGTATCAACACGATCGGCGACCCGTCGGTGGCGTCGAGTGTGGTCAGCGTAGGCGCAAGCATCAGCAAGGACACCTGGCTGGCGAACTACGGCTCCGAGGTGACCAAGGTCAACGCGATGTTCAACTTCTCCTCGCGCGGCCCGGCTGAGGACGGCGGATTCAAGCCGAGCATCAGCGCCCCCGGTTCGGCCATCGCGCCGGTCGCCGGCTACGAGCCGGGTGGTCCGGTCGCCGAGGCCGGCTACCCGCTGCCGCCGGGGTACGCCATGTACAACGGCACCTCGATGGCGGCCCCGCAGGCCACCGGCGCCATCGCGCTGGTGCTGTCCGGAGCCAAGGCCAACAACCTGGAGTTCAGCACCGCGCAGCTGCGTCGGGCGATCTACAGCGGTGCCCGGTGGATGAACAACGTGCCCGCCCACGAGCAGGGCAACGGCATGCTGAACGTCGCGGACACCTGGAAGCTGCTGCGTGAGGGTGTGGAGACCGCCGAGTACAGCGTCGACGCTCCGGTCTGCACCCCGATCTCCGAGTTCCTGGCCACCCCGCACCGGGGCACCGGGGTCTACAACCGGTGCGCGGCCGAAGACGGCGGTCACCAGCCCGGGCAGACCAAGGTCTACCCGGTCACCATCACCCGGACCACCGGCCCGGCCAACAACGTGCTGCACCGGCTGAACTGGGTCGGCAACGACGGCACCTTCGCCGCCCCCGCCCAGGTCAACTTGCCGCTGAACCAGGCGGTCACGATCAACGTGCGGGCCACCCCGGCCAGCGGGGTACGCAGCGCCATCCTGCGGGTGGACAACCCGTTCACCTCGACGGTGGACTTCGAGTTCATGAACGCGGTCGTGGCGTCGAACGCGATGACCAGTCCGGACTACGAGTTCACCGCCTCCGGTCGGGTCGCCCGCAACGGCTTCACCTCGTACTTCGTCACCGTGCCGGAAGGCGCGACGGCGCTGCAGGTGAACCTGTCCCGGATCGCCGAGGGCTCGCAGACGCGGTTCCTCGCGATCAACCCGTACGGCGTGCCGCTGGAGAGCGGCAGCAGCCTGATCTGCTTCAGCAACTTCTCCGACCCGAACGTCTGCAAGCCGGACGAGCGGGACTACCAGAACCCGCTGCCGGGTGTCTGGGAGATCGAGGTCGAGTCGCGGCGCACCTCGCCGCTGCTGCAGAACCCGTTCACCCTGACCGCCCGGGTGCAGGGCGCGTCGGTCGACCCGGCCACCACGGTGCTGGAAGACGTCACCCCCGGCGAGGCCACCCCGGTGAGCTGGGAGATCGACAACACGTACGGCCCGGTCACGGTCTCCGGTCAGGGCGGCTCGCTCGGCTCGTCGAACAGCGAGCGGCCGACCATCGCCGACCTGGAGGTGCAGACCTTCCAGGTGACGGTTCCGGCTGGGGCGACCCAGCTCTTCACGAAGATCGGCAGCACCAGCGATCTCGGTGCCGACCTGGACCTGTTCGTCTACCGGGGCGGGGCGCTGGTCGCCTACAACGCCGACGGTGACTCCGAGGAGCAGGTGACCATCAACAACCCGGTCCCGGGTGTGTACGACATCGAGGTCGAGGGGTACTCCGTACCCGCCGGCACGACCGAGTACGACTACCTGGACGTGTTCTACTCGACCGGGCTGGGCACCATCGCTGTCACGCCGGGCACCGTCGACCTGGCCAACGGCGCCAGCGCGACGATCGCCGGCAGTGTCACGGTCGACGCCGTTCCGGCTGCCGGCCGGGAGCTCTTCGGCGAGATGCTGGTCGTCACCAGCGAGGGTGCGGTCATCGGCCGCGGCGGCGTCCTGGTCAGCTCGGTGAGCTGA
- a CDS encoding 4-hydroxy-3-methylbut-2-enyl diphosphate reductase — translation MSELEANPVRRKRVLLANPRGYCAGVDRAVQTVEEALKLYGAPVYVRKQIVHNKHVVSTLEAKGAIFVEENEEVPHGSIVVFSAHGVAPEVHEQARERSLKAIDATCPLVTKVHQEARRFAAQDYDILLIGHEGHEEVVGTAGEAPAHIQLVDGPADADKITVRDPEKVVWLSQTTLSVDETMETVARLKRRLPMLQSPPSDDICYATSNRQQVIKQIAPECDVVLVVGSRNSSNSVRLVEVALGAGARAGHLIDFASEIDDAWLVGATTIGLTSGASVPDELVFQVVDHLAERGFADVEPVTTVEETITFSLPSELRRDMKAAAAGTDVRAAAS, via the coding sequence GTGAGCGAGCTTGAGGCGAATCCGGTCCGACGCAAGCGGGTGCTGCTGGCCAACCCCCGGGGCTACTGCGCCGGGGTGGACCGGGCGGTGCAGACCGTCGAGGAGGCGCTGAAGCTGTACGGCGCCCCGGTCTACGTGCGTAAGCAGATCGTGCACAACAAGCACGTCGTCTCGACCCTGGAAGCCAAGGGTGCGATCTTCGTCGAGGAGAACGAAGAGGTCCCGCACGGCTCGATCGTGGTGTTCTCCGCGCACGGCGTCGCGCCGGAGGTGCACGAGCAGGCCCGCGAGCGTTCGCTCAAGGCGATCGACGCGACCTGCCCGCTGGTGACCAAGGTGCACCAGGAGGCCCGCCGGTTCGCCGCCCAGGACTACGACATCCTGCTGATCGGTCACGAGGGCCACGAGGAGGTCGTCGGCACCGCCGGTGAGGCGCCAGCGCACATCCAGCTGGTCGACGGTCCGGCCGACGCCGACAAGATCACCGTACGGGACCCGGAGAAGGTCGTCTGGCTGTCGCAGACCACGCTGTCGGTCGACGAGACCATGGAGACGGTGGCCCGGCTCAAGCGCCGGCTGCCGATGCTGCAGTCGCCGCCCAGCGACGACATCTGCTATGCCACGTCGAACCGGCAGCAGGTGATCAAGCAGATCGCCCCCGAGTGCGACGTGGTGCTGGTGGTCGGCTCCCGGAACTCGTCCAACTCGGTCCGCCTGGTCGAGGTGGCCCTCGGCGCGGGTGCCCGCGCCGGCCACCTGATCGACTTCGCCAGCGAAATCGACGACGCCTGGTTGGTCGGGGCGACCACGATCGGGTTGACCTCCGGCGCGAGCGTCCCCGACGAGCTGGTCTTCCAGGTCGTCGACCACCTCGCCGAGCGCGGCTTCGCCGATGTGGAGCCGGTCACCACGGTCGAGGAGACGATCACCTTCTCACTTCCGTCCGAGCTGCGCCGGGACATGAAGGCCGCGGCGGCGGGAACGGACGTACGCGCGGCCGCGTCCTAG